From the genome of Triticum aestivum cultivar Chinese Spring chromosome 3B, IWGSC CS RefSeq v2.1, whole genome shotgun sequence, one region includes:
- the LOC123071040 gene encoding disease resistance protein RPS2-like, with protein MEFVASIVDTAFRPLKDYFARTFGYVMSCADYIDALGHEVDELKSKRDDVKRMVEAAERQGMEATSQVKWWLECVARLEDAAARIHADYQARLQLPPDQAPGLRATYRLSQRADETLAEAAGLKDKGDFHKVADELVQVRFEEMPSAPVVGMDEMLQELNACVRGGDVGVVGVYGMGGIGKTALLHKFNNDFLIGSQDINVVIYIEVGREFSLDDIQKVIGDRLGLSWENRTPKERAGVLYRVLTKMNFVLLLDDLWEPLNFRMLGIPVPKHNSKSKIIVATRMEDVCNRMDVRRKLKMERLPPMAAWELFCDKVGEHLVRAAPEIWRPARGVAMKCGGLPLALITVGRAMASKHTAKEWKHAITVLNIAPWQLLGMEMDLLMPLKSSYDNLPSDKLRLCLLYCSLFPEDFIISKDWVIGYCIGEGFIDDLYTEMDEIYNKGHDLLGDLEIASLLEKGKDDEHISMHPMVRAMALWIASEFGTKETKWLVRAWVGLKEAPGAEKWSEAERICFMRNNIVELYEAPNCPLLKTLMLQNNAGLKKICDGFFQFMPSLRVLDLSHTSITELPSGISALVQLQYLDLYHTDIKSLPRELGSLVTLRFLLLSHMPLVMIPGGVIDSLKMLQVLYMDFSYGDWKVGESGNGVDFQELESLRRLKAIDITVQSVEALERLARSYRLAGTTRNLMIKACGSLTKIELPSSHLWKTMTNLKRVWIANCSNLAEVIIDGSEETDCPILHPIDFMRMGEVIECEQPALDNLQGIILQSLMKVKIIYRGGCVENLSSLFIWYCQGLEELITLSDGDQEAAENEDEQAAGTCKVITPFPKLKELYLQGLPKLRALSSSACMLRFPSLKRLKIVDCLSLKRLKLVAAELKVIQCARDWFDGLEWDDDEVKASYEPLLDERYD; from the coding sequence ATGGAGTTCGTGGCGTCCATCGTGGACACGGCGTTCCGGCCGCTCAAGGACTACTTCGCGCGGACGTTCGGGTACGTCATGTCCTGCGCCGACTACATCGACGCGCTGGGCCACGAGGTGGACGAGCTCAAGAGCAAGCGCGACGACGTCAAGCGCATGGTGGAAGCCGCCGAGCGCCAGGGGATGGAGGCCACCAGCCAGGTCAAGTGGTGGCTCGAGTGCGTCGCCAGGCTCGAggacgccgccgcccggatccacGCCGACTACCAGGCGCGCCTGCAGCTCCCGCCCGACCAGGCGCCCGGCCTCAGGGCCACCTACCGCCTCAGCCAGAGGGCCGACGAGACGCTCGCCGAGGCCGCCGGCCTCAAGGACAAGGGCGACTTCCACAAGGTCGCCGACGAGCTCGTGCAGGTCCGCTTCGAGGAGATGCCCAGCGCGCCCGTCGTCGGCATGGACGAGATGCTCCAGGAGCTCAACGCCTGCGTccggggcggcgacgtcggcgTCGTCGGCGTCTACGGCATGGGCGGGATCGGCAAGACCGCGCTGCTCCACAAGTTCAACAACGACTTCCTCATCGGCTCGCAGGACATCAATGTCGTCATCTACATCGAAGTTGGCAGGGAGTTCAGCCTCGACGACATCCAGAAGGTCATCGGCGACCGGCTCGGGTTGAGCTGGGAGAACAGGACGCCCAAGGAGCGCGCTGGGGTGCTCTACAGGGTGCTCACCAAGATGAACTTTGTGTTGCTGCTGGACGACCTCTGGGAGCCACTCAACTTCCGGATGCTCGGCATTCCGGTTCCCAAGCACAACTCCAAGAGCAAGATCATCGTGGCGACGAGGATGGAGGACGTGTGCAACCGAATGGATGTCCGTCGCAAGCTCAAGATGGAGCGCCTGCCACCGATGGCCGCCTGGGAGCTCTTCTGTGACAAGGTCGGCGAGCACCTCGTGCGTGCCGCCCCAGAGATCTGGCGCCCGGCAAGGGGAGTGGCCATGAAATGTGGTGGGCTGCCCCTCGCGCTCATCACCGTCGGCCGGGCCATGGCAAGCAAGCACACTGCAAAAGAATGGAAGCACGCCATCACTGTTCTAAATATTGCCCCATGGCAGCTTCTTGGCATGGAGATGGACCTTCTTATGCCTCTCAAGAGCAGCTATGACAACTTGCCCAGTGACAAGCTAAGGCTCTGCCTGCTGTATTGCTCGCTGTTTCCAGAGGACTTCATCATTTCCAAGGATTGGGTCATAGGCTACTGCATCGGTGAAGGTTTCATAGATGATCTATACACTGAGATGGATGAGATATACAACAAAGGGCATGACCTTCTGGGTGATCTCGAGATTGCATCTTTGCTGGAAAAAGGTAAAGACGACGAACACATCAGTATGCATCCCATGGTCCGCGCGATGGCTCTCTGGATAGCATCAGAATTCGGCACAAAAGAGACCAAATGGCTTGTCCGTGCCTGGGTTGGGCTCAAGGAAGCACCAGGTGCAGAGAAATGGAGCGAGGCCGAGCGGATTTGTTTCATGCGGAATAACATCGTGGAGCTGTATGAGGCGCCTAATTGCCCTCTGTTGAAGACCTTGATGCTACAAAACAATGCTGGGTTGAAAAAGATATGCGACGGCTTCTTCCAGTTCATGCCATCTCTCAGGGTATTAGATCTCTCGCACACCTCTATCACTGAATTACCCTCAGGGATCAGTGCATTGGTTCAGTTGCAGTACCTTGATTTGTATCACACAGACATCAAATCACTGCCAAGGGAGCTAGGATCACTGGTCACTCTGCGGTTCCTGCTCCTCTCACATATGCCGCTTGTAATGATCCCAGGTGGTGTCATAGATAGCCTCAAAATGCTGCAAGTTCTGTACATGGACTTCAGTTACGGAGACTGGAAAGTCGGTGAGAGTGGAAATGGTGTTGATTTTCAGGAGCTTGAGAGCCTACGCAGGCTCAAGGCAATCGACATCACAGTACAGTCGGTCGAGGCCCTAGAGAGACTGGCGCGGTCATATCGCCTCGCCGGTACAACAAGAAATCTGATGATAAAAGCATGCGGTAGCCTGACAAAGATAGAGCTCCCTTCAAGCCACCTCTGGAAGACCATGACAAACCTGAAGAGAGTGTGGATCGCAAACTGCAGCAATCTAGCGGAGGTGATCATTGACGGCAGCGAAGAAACTGATTGCCCCATTTTACATCCCATTGATTTTATGAGGATGGGTGAAGTTATTGAGTGTGAACAGCCCGCCCTTGATAACCTGCAGGGTATCATCCTGCAGAGCCTTATGAAGGTAAAGATCATCTACAGGGGTGGGTGCGTCGAGAATCTGTCGTCATTGTTCATCTGGTACTGCCAAGGACTGGAGGAGCTGATCACACTCAGTGATGGAGATCAAGAAGCAGCGGAGAACGAAGACGAACAAGCTGCAGGGACTTGCAAAGTGATCACGCCCTTCCCTAAACTTAAGGAACTGTATCTCCAAGGCCTACCAAAGTTAAGGGCGCTGAGCAGTAGCGCATGCATGCTGCGATTCCCATCACTGAAGAGACTCAAGATCGTCGATTGTCTAAGCCTCAAGAGGCTTAAACTCGTTGCCGCGGAACTAAAGGTGAT